A genomic segment from Mastomys coucha isolate ucsf_1 unplaced genomic scaffold, UCSF_Mcou_1 pScaffold7, whole genome shotgun sequence encodes:
- the Kcnv1 gene encoding potassium voltage-gated channel subfamily V member 1, translating to MDLSPRNRPLLDSSSLDSGSLTSLDSSVFCSEGEGEPLALGDCFTVNVGGSRFVLSQQALSCFPHTRLGKLAVVVASYRRLGALAAAPSPLELCDDANPVDNEYFFDRSSQAFRYVLHYYRTGRLHVMEQLCALSFLQEIQYWGIDELSIDSCCRDRYFRRKELSETLDFKKDTDDQESQHESEQDFSKGPCPTVRQKLWDILEKPGSSTAARIFGVISIIFVAVSIVNMALMSAELSWLNLQLLEILEYVCISWFTGEFILRFLCVKDRCHFLRKVPNIIDLLAILPFYITLLVESLSGSHTTQELENVGRLVQVLRLLRALRMLKLGRHSTGLRSLGMTITQCYEEVGLLLLFLSVGISIFSTIEYFAEQSIPDTTFTSVPCAWWWATTSMTTVGYGDIRPDTTTGKIVAFMCILSGILVLALPIAIINDRFSACYFTLKLKEAAVRQREALKKLTKNIATDSYISVNLRDVYARSIMEMLRLKGRERASTRSSGGDDFWF from the exons ATGGATCTGTCACCCCGCAACCGGCCGCTGCTGGACTCGTCGTCTCTGGACAGCGGCTCCCTGACCTCACTGGACTCCAGTGTCTTCTGCAGCGAGGGCGAAGGGGAACCCTTGGCTCTGGGGGACTGCTTTACCGTCAACGTGGGCGGCAGCCGCTTCGTGCTCTCGCAGCAAGCTCTGTCCTGCTTCCCGCACACGCGCCTGGGCAAGCTGGCCGTGGTAGTGGCCTCCTACCGCCGCCTGGGCGCCCTGGCTGCCGCCCCCAGCCCCCTGGAGCTTTGTGATGATGCCAATCCAGTGGACAACGAGTACTTCTTCGACCGGAGCTCTCAGGCGTTCCGTTATGTCCTGCACTACTACCGCACCGGCCGCCTGCACGTCATGGAGCAGCTCTGTGCGCTCTCCTTTCTTCAGGAGATCCAGTACTGGGGCATCGATGAACTCAGCATCGACTCCTGCTGCAGGGACAG ATACTTCAGAAGAAAGGAGCTGAGTGAAACTCttgactttaagaaggacacagaTGACCAGGAAAGTCAACATGAGAGTGAACAGGACTTCTCAAAAGGACCTTGTCCCACTGTCCGACAAAAGCTCTGGGATATTCTGGAGAAACCCGGGTCTTCCACAGCAGCCCGGATCTTTGGAGTAATCTCCATCATTTTTGTGGCAGTGTCCATCGTCAACATGGCCCTGATGTCAGCTGAGCTAAGCTGGCTCAACCTACAGCTGCTGGAGATCTTGGAGTATGTGTGCATCAGCTGGTTCACCGGGGAGTTCATTCTGCGCTTCCTGTGTGTGAAAGACAGGTGTCACTTCCTGAGGAAAGTTCCAAACATCATAGACCTCCTTGCCATCTTGCCCTTCTACATAACTCTTTTGGTGGAAAGCCTGAGCGGCAGCCACACCACACAAGAGCTGGAAAATGTGGGGCGTCTGGTCCAGGTTTTGAGGCTCCTCAGAGCTCTGCGCATGCTAAAGTTGGGAAGACATTCTACAG GATTGCGCTCACTTGGGATGACAATCACCCAGTGCTATGAAGAAGTTGGCctactgcttctgtttctatctgtGGGGATTTCTATATTTTCAACAATAGAATATTTTGCAGAGCAAAGCATTCCTGATACAACCTTCACAAGTGTTCCTTGTGCATGGTGGTGGGCCACAACTTCCATGACTACTGTAGGATATGGGGACATTAGACCAGACACCACCACAGGCAAAATCGTGGCCTTCATGTGTATTCTATCAGGAATCCTTGTCTTGGCCTTGCCTATTGCCATTATTAATGATAGATTCTCTGCTTGTTACTTCACCTTGAAACTCAAGGAAGCAGCTGTGAGACAACGTGAAGCTCTCAAGAAGCTTACCAAGAATATAGCCACTGACTCATATATTAGTGTTAACCTGAGGGATGTCTACGCCCGGAGCATCATGGAGATGCTTCGATTAAAGGGCAGGGAGAGAGCAAGTACTAGAAGCAGTGGTGGAGATGATTTCTGGTTTTAA